A portion of the Coturnix japonica isolate 7356 chromosome 4, Coturnix japonica 2.1, whole genome shotgun sequence genome contains these proteins:
- the SGCB gene encoding beta-sarcoglycan translates to MAAAASEQQSSNGPVKKSMREKAVERRNVNKEHNSNFKAGYIPIDEDRLHKTGLRGRKGNLAICVIVLLFILAVINLIITLVIWAVIRIGPNGCDSMEFHESGLLRFKQVSDMGVIHPLYKSTVGGRRNEDLVITGNNQPIVFQQGTTKLSVEKDKTSITSDIGMEFVDPRTQNTLFSTDYETHEFHLPNGVKILNVQKASTERITSNATSDLNIKVDGRAIVRGNEGVFITGKTIEFRMGGNMELKAENSIILNGTVMVSPSRLPSSSYGEQFNNGNWLRFKLCMCADGTLFKVQVTGHNMGCQTSVNPCGAMH, encoded by the exons ATGGCGGCGGCCGCCTCGGAGCAG CAAAGTTCCAATGGGCCAGTGAAGAAATCCATGCGTGAGAAGGCTGTAGAGCGCAGGAATGTCAATAAGGAGCACAACAGTAACTTTAAAGCTGGATATATCCCAATTGATGAAGACCGACTCCACAAGACAGGCTTACGTGGCAGGAAAGGCAACTTGGCCATCTGCGTGATTgtccttctgtttattttggcCGTCATCAATCTGATT attaCTCTTGTTATCTGGGCAGTGATTCGAATCGGCCCCAATGGCTGTGACAGCATGGAGTTCCACGAGAGCGGCTTGCTGCGGTTTAAGCAAGTTTCTGACATGGGTGTGATACATCCACTGTATAAAAGCACTGTGGGAGGCAGACGGAACGAAGATCTGGTGATCACTGGAAATAATCAGCCT ATTGTATTTCAGCAAGGAACAACCAAACTTAGtgtggaaaaagacaaaacttcCATCACCAGTGATATTGGCATGGAATTTGTTGACCCGCGGACACAAAATACCTTGTTCAGCACTGACTATGAAACTCACGAGTTTCATCTGCCAAATGGAGTTAAAATCTTGAATGTCCAGAAGGCCTCTACAGAGAGG ATTACTAGCAATGCAACCAGTGACCTAAACATAAAGGTTGATGGCCGTGCTATTGTGCGTGGAAATGAAGGTGTTTTCATCACAGGCAAAACCATTGAGTTTCGAATGGGGGGCAACATGGAGCTTAAAGCA GAGAACAGCATTATCCTCAATGGAACCGTGATGGTCAGCCCATCACGACTGCCAAGCTCTTCGTACGGGGAGCAGTTTAACAACGGCAACTGGCTGCGATTCAAGCTGTGTATGTGTGCAGATGGGACACTGTTCAAGGTGCAGGTGACAGGCCACAACATGGGTTGTCAGACCTCTGTCAATCCGTGTGGAGCCATGCACTAA